A single genomic interval of Christensenellaceae bacterium 44-20 harbors:
- a CDS encoding phenylalanine--tRNA ligase beta subunit-related protein, which translates to MNISIDASLREACPQAALGILRYCGKVEKSTEAFIRHFEQSMEALCAKYETADIAKMPHVASTRKAYQALGKDPHSYRNAAEAMLRRILKGKGLYYINNAVDINNLLSVTSGYSLGSYDAQKLQGEVVFKRAAEGKHYLGIGKDSYNVEYLPALHDAEGAFGNPSSDSQRSMLLPGQREVLLVCYSFDGAEELPALLDAGEKLLAAYCTGYECLERRILE; encoded by the coding sequence ATGAACATTTCGATCGACGCATCGCTTAGGGAGGCCTGCCCGCAGGCGGCGCTGGGGATACTGCGGTATTGCGGGAAAGTGGAGAAAAGCACGGAGGCGTTTATCCGGCACTTCGAGCAGAGTATGGAGGCGCTTTGCGCAAAATACGAGACGGCGGATATCGCGAAAATGCCGCATGTTGCGTCTACGCGAAAGGCATATCAGGCGCTGGGCAAAGACCCGCATTCCTACCGCAACGCGGCCGAAGCCATGCTCCGCCGGATTCTAAAGGGCAAAGGGCTCTATTATATCAACAATGCGGTGGATATCAACAACCTGCTCTCGGTTACTTCGGGCTACTCTCTGGGCTCTTATGATGCGCAGAAACTGCAGGGAGAGGTTGTGTTCAAACGCGCGGCGGAGGGCAAGCACTATTTGGGGATTGGGAAAGATTCCTATAACGTAGAATACCTGCCGGCTCTGCACGACGCCGAGGGAGCTTTTGGCAACCCTTCCAGCGACAGCCAGAGAAGCATGCTGCTGCCCGGGCAGAGAGAAGTTTTGCTGGTCTGCTATTCCTTTGACGGCGCGGAGGAGTTGCCGGCCCTGCTGGATGCCGGGGAAAAGCTGCTGGCCGCATATTGCACGGGATATGAATGCCTGGAGCGCAGAATTTTGGAATAG
- a CDS encoding CidA/LrgA family protein, protein MKFIRQTCIILLVSFAAEALHSLLPLPIPASIYGLVLMFALLATGALPLEAVRQTGDFLVEIMPLMFIPAAVGLMQVWKELGQIWLAFLAITLLTTLAVMAASGKTAELALRLEERKRK, encoded by the coding sequence ATGAAATTCATTCGCCAAACCTGTATTATTTTGCTCGTCAGCTTTGCGGCAGAGGCACTGCACAGCCTGCTTCCGCTGCCCATTCCCGCCAGCATCTACGGGCTGGTTCTGATGTTTGCTCTGCTGGCAACCGGCGCCCTTCCTTTGGAGGCCGTCAGGCAGACGGGAGATTTTCTCGTGGAGATCATGCCGCTGATGTTCATTCCGGCGGCTGTGGGGCTGATGCAAGTCTGGAAAGAACTTGGCCAGATTTGGCTGGCTTTTCTGGCCATCACACTGCTGACGACGCTGGCCGTCATGGCGGCTTCGGGAAAGACGGCGGAGCTTGCACTGCGGCTGGAAGAGAGGAAGAGAAAATGA
- a CDS encoding LrgB family protein yields the protein MSAFFTESLFFGVVISILGYELGGFLKRKCKLAIFNPLLLAVVFVMAVLTVFRVDYDVYYEGAKYLSYLLTPATVCLAIPLYQQLSLLKKNWKAILLAALAGAVASMLSIYLLSLLFGLTHEQYVTLLPKSITTAIGIGISQELGGIETLTVASIIITGIFGNMIAEGACRLLRIRHPIAKGLSIGCAAHAIGTAKAMEMGEVEGAMSSLAIVISGILTVVGASFFAQLL from the coding sequence ATGAGCGCCTTTTTTACGGAATCCCTCTTTTTCGGGGTTGTGATCAGCATTTTGGGCTATGAGCTCGGCGGCTTCCTCAAGAGGAAGTGCAAGCTGGCAATCTTCAATCCGCTGCTTCTGGCGGTCGTCTTTGTGATGGCTGTTTTGACTGTTTTTCGCGTGGATTACGATGTGTATTATGAGGGGGCAAAGTACCTGAGCTATCTGCTCACGCCTGCCACAGTCTGTCTGGCCATCCCGCTTTACCAGCAGCTTAGTTTGCTGAAAAAGAACTGGAAAGCGATTTTGCTGGCGGCGCTGGCAGGGGCGGTGGCCAGCATGCTGAGCATCTATCTGCTCTCTCTGCTTTTTGGCCTGACGCATGAGCAATACGTTACGCTGCTGCCCAAATCCATCACGACGGCGATTGGCATCGGCATTTCGCAGGAGCTTGGCGGCATTGAGACGCTCACAGTCGCTTCGATTATCATCACGGGAATTTTTGGAAATATGATAGCAGAGGGAGCCTGCCGGCTGCTGCGCATTCGCCATCCTATCGCGAAGGGCTTATCCATCGGCTGTGCGGCGCACGCAATCGGAACGGCCAAAGCCATGGAGATGGGGGAGGTGGAAGGCGCCATGAGCAGCCTTGCCATTGTGATTTCCGGCATTCTTACTGTGGTTGGAGCCTCCTTCTTTGCCCAGCTGCTATAA
- the purE gene encoding 5-(carboxyamino)imidazole ribonucleotide mutase translates to MKVAVVMGSKSDMSVVGKTLETLEKFGIPFEARVISAHRSPEIAAEFAKTAEERGVEVIIAAAGKAAHLAGVMAGHAAIPVIGLPIKSSMMDGLDSLLSTVQMPDGIPVATVAVNGAANAAILAAQILAVKYEGIRKALRDYKFEMQQKVIQADEQLQAEAAK, encoded by the coding sequence ATGAAAGTTGCAGTCGTCATGGGATCCAAAAGCGACATGAGCGTTGTGGGAAAAACGCTGGAGACGCTGGAAAAATTTGGGATTCCCTTTGAAGCGCGGGTGATTTCGGCGCATCGTTCGCCGGAAATTGCGGCGGAATTCGCAAAAACGGCAGAAGAGCGGGGCGTGGAAGTGATCATTGCGGCGGCAGGCAAGGCGGCGCATCTGGCCGGCGTCATGGCCGGGCACGCGGCGATTCCCGTCATCGGCCTTCCCATCAAGTCTTCCATGATGGATGGGCTGGATTCCCTGCTTTCGACGGTGCAGATGCCGGATGGCATTCCGGTAGCGACAGTGGCCGTGAACGGTGCGGCAAATGCGGCGATTTTAGCGGCGCAGATTCTGGCAGTAAAATATGAGGGCATCAGAAAAGCCCTTAGGGATTATAAATTTGAAATGCAGCAGAAGGTCATCCAGGCGGATGAGCAGCTGCAAGCGGAGGCAGCAAAATGA
- the purC gene encoding phosphoribosylaminoimidazolesuccinocarboxamide synthase, with the protein MKKTNQMYEGKAKKVFETDNPDYVIVDYKDDATAFNGLKKGTIVGKGVVNNKVSNHMFQMLEKEGIKTHYVEEISDRETIVKRVEIVPLEVIVRNIAAGSLSKRLGLPEGTKMKATVLEFSYKNDELGDPMINDYHIAAMGLATEEELNTIKEYALKVNEIMGKYLKEFGIELIDFKLEFGRFHGEIVLADEISPDTCRFWDSKTGAKLDKDRFRQDLGGVEEAYQEILHRLMGA; encoded by the coding sequence ATGAAAAAAACGAACCAGATGTATGAAGGCAAGGCGAAGAAGGTTTTTGAGACGGACAACCCCGATTATGTCATCGTCGATTACAAGGATGATGCCACGGCGTTTAACGGCCTGAAGAAGGGGACCATCGTCGGCAAGGGCGTCGTCAATAACAAAGTCTCCAATCATATGTTCCAGATGCTGGAGAAAGAGGGCATCAAGACGCACTATGTGGAGGAGATTTCGGATCGCGAGACCATCGTCAAAAGAGTGGAGATCGTTCCGCTGGAAGTGATCGTCAGAAATATTGCCGCCGGCAGCCTTTCCAAGCGCCTTGGGCTCCCGGAGGGAACCAAGATGAAGGCAACTGTCCTGGAGTTTTCCTATAAAAACGACGAGCTGGGCGACCCGATGATCAACGATTACCACATCGCGGCCATGGGGCTGGCGACGGAGGAGGAGCTGAATACCATCAAGGAATATGCCCTCAAAGTCAACGAGATCATGGGCAAATACCTGAAGGAATTCGGCATTGAGCTCATCGACTTCAAGCTGGAATTCGGCCGTTTCCATGGAGAGATCGTGCTGGCAGACGAGATTTCCCCGGATACCTGCCGCTTCTGGGACAGCAAGACGGGCGCCAAGCTGGATAAAGACCGCTTCCGCCAGGATCTGGGCGGCGTAGAAGAGGCATACCAGGAGATTCTGCACCGTCTGATGGGTGCGTAA
- the purF gene encoding amidophosphoribosyltransferase: MKKNERYERIKPMDDAMHEECGVFGIYMADGKFDPAEACYIGLFSLQHRGQESAGIAVSDGKGFRCHKDMGLCSEVFKGGLDALAGGKLGIGHVRYSTTGDSQVLNAQPIVMSYRGGQMAMAHNGNLINTQIIRAKLEDEGAIFQTTIDTEVMAYLIARSKTDDIVQAIKNMMRIVRGSYALVIATQHSLIAVRDPQGIRPLAVGKLEDNFVIASESCAFDAIDAEFIRDVRPGEIIVIDEDGFHSHQTNFADDTALCIFEYVYFARPDSDIDGISVYRARENMGRRLAHACPVKADLVADVPDSATPAAAGYAEESGIPYKKALAKNRYVGRTFIQPSQSLRERGVKLKLNALKKNVYGKKLVLIDDSIVRGTTSRKIVEMLRLAGAREVHMLISSPPVAFPCFFGIDTPSHDQLIGSTKTVEDIRKLIGADSLYYLTKEDLLKTVEGAGCNFCTGCFDGHYPMDIIRCCEETKKLDLAKMLSQDETKEEEKDE; encoded by the coding sequence ATGAAGAAAAACGAGAGATACGAGAGAATCAAGCCAATGGACGACGCCATGCACGAAGAGTGCGGCGTCTTTGGCATCTATATGGCAGATGGCAAGTTCGACCCGGCCGAGGCATGCTATATCGGCCTGTTTTCCCTGCAGCACCGCGGGCAGGAGAGCGCAGGCATTGCCGTCTCGGATGGCAAGGGGTTCCGCTGCCATAAGGATATGGGGCTTTGCTCGGAAGTGTTCAAAGGCGGGCTGGATGCGCTGGCCGGCGGCAAGCTGGGCATCGGGCATGTGCGCTACTCTACAACCGGCGACAGCCAGGTTCTGAACGCGCAGCCCATCGTCATGAGCTACCGCGGCGGGCAGATGGCCATGGCGCACAACGGCAACCTCATCAATACACAGATCATCCGCGCAAAGCTGGAGGACGAGGGCGCGATTTTCCAGACGACCATCGATACAGAAGTGATGGCCTATCTGATCGCCCGCAGCAAGACGGATGACATCGTGCAGGCCATCAAAAACATGATGCGCATTGTCAGAGGCTCGTATGCGCTGGTGATCGCGACGCAGCACTCCCTCATCGCCGTGCGCGATCCACAGGGGATTCGCCCGCTGGCAGTGGGCAAGCTGGAGGATAACTTCGTCATCGCATCTGAATCCTGCGCGTTCGACGCTATCGATGCGGAATTTATTCGGGATGTGCGCCCAGGGGAGATTATTGTCATTGATGAAGATGGCTTCCATTCCCACCAGACGAATTTTGCAGATGATACGGCGCTTTGCATTTTTGAATATGTCTATTTTGCCCGGCCGGATTCGGATATCGATGGCATCAGCGTCTACCGCGCCCGGGAGAACATGGGCCGCCGCCTGGCGCACGCCTGCCCGGTCAAGGCGGATCTCGTGGCGGATGTGCCGGATTCGGCGACGCCTGCCGCGGCTGGCTATGCAGAGGAATCCGGCATCCCCTATAAAAAAGCGCTGGCCAAGAACCGCTATGTCGGCCGGACGTTCATTCAGCCCAGCCAGTCGCTGCGGGAGCGGGGCGTCAAGCTCAAGCTGAACGCACTCAAGAAGAATGTCTATGGCAAAAAGCTGGTCCTCATCGACGATTCCATCGTCCGCGGGACGACCAGCCGCAAGATCGTCGAGATGCTGCGGCTGGCAGGCGCAAGAGAAGTGCATATGCTCATCAGCTCGCCGCCTGTGGCATTCCCGTGCTTCTTTGGCATCGATACCCCCTCGCATGATCAGCTGATTGGATCCACCAAAACAGTCGAGGATATCCGCAAGCTGATTGGCGCGGATTCCCTCTACTATCTGACCAAAGAGGATTTGCTCAAAACCGTCGAAGGCGCGGGCTGCAACTTCTGCACAGGCTGCTTCGACGGGCACTACCCGATGGATATTATTCGCTGCTGCGAGGAGACGAAAAAGCTGGATCTTGCAAAAATGCTGAGCCAGGATGAGACGAAAGAGGAAGAAAAAGATGAGTGA
- the purM gene encoding phosphoribosylformylglycinamidine cyclo-ligase produces MSENKKKITYADAGVDVHRGYEAVRLMKEYANRTFDGNVLTGLGSFGSMYALGDDVLIAGTDGVGTKLKAAFVMDKHDTVGIDCVAMCVNDIVCHAAKPLFFLDYIATGELKPEIAAQIVKGISEGCLQAGCALVGGETAEMPDFYAKGEYDIAGFTTGIVSKEKLITGEKIAPGQALIGLNSSGIHSNGFSLVRRVFPMERAALDQYVEGLGHTLGEELLIPTKIYVKTVLDVTSKYDIKGIAHITGGGFYEKLARIFPAGVCAYVDSKSYELPEIFRMLVAGTGLEPRESYNTFNMGIGMVFVVDADKADEITTYINANTDDHAQIIGEVKAGEQGGVVVL; encoded by the coding sequence ATGAGTGAAAATAAGAAGAAGATCACATATGCGGATGCGGGCGTGGATGTTCATAGAGGATATGAGGCGGTGCGGCTGATGAAGGAATATGCCAACAGAACCTTCGATGGCAACGTCCTGACGGGGCTGGGCAGCTTTGGCAGCATGTATGCGCTGGGAGACGATGTTCTCATCGCCGGGACGGACGGCGTGGGCACCAAGCTCAAGGCCGCCTTTGTGATGGATAAGCACGACACCGTCGGCATCGACTGCGTGGCTATGTGCGTCAACGATATCGTCTGCCATGCGGCAAAACCGCTGTTCTTCCTGGATTATATCGCCACGGGCGAGCTGAAGCCGGAAATTGCGGCGCAGATCGTCAAAGGTATCTCGGAAGGATGCCTGCAGGCCGGCTGCGCGCTGGTGGGCGGAGAGACGGCGGAAATGCCGGATTTCTACGCCAAAGGCGAATACGATATTGCCGGGTTCACGACTGGCATCGTCAGCAAAGAAAAGCTCATCACGGGAGAGAAGATCGCTCCCGGGCAGGCGCTCATCGGCCTAAACAGCAGCGGCATCCATTCCAACGGCTTCTCGCTGGTGCGCAGGGTGTTCCCCATGGAGCGGGCGGCGCTGGATCAGTATGTGGAAGGCCTGGGGCATACGCTGGGCGAAGAACTGCTGATTCCCACCAAGATTTACGTCAAAACTGTGCTGGATGTAACCAGCAAATACGATATTAAGGGCATCGCCCATATCACGGGCGGTGGCTTCTATGAAAAGCTGGCCCGCATCTTCCCGGCAGGTGTCTGCGCCTATGTCGATTCCAAATCCTATGAGCTTCCGGAAATTTTCCGTATGCTGGTAGCAGGAACTGGCCTGGAGCCCAGAGAATCTTATAATACGTTCAATATGGGCATCGGTATGGTGTTCGTCGTGGATGCGGACAAGGCGGATGAGATTACCACCTATATCAACGCCAACACAGACGACCACGCGCAGATCATCGGCGAAGTCAAGGCAGGCGAGCAGGGCGGGGTGGTTGTCCTGTGA
- the purN gene encoding phosphoribosylglycinamide formyltransferase — protein MKRLAVMVSGGGTDLQSVIDGVQSGKIPGEIAVVISSKPGVYALERAKKAGIPGVVICKKDYADEQAFFDANLGALREYGAEGVVLAGYLSILGKQMIEAYPEKIINIHPSLIPSFCGKGYYGLRVHQAVLDYGAKVSGATVHFVDEGADTGPIILQRAVSVLPEDTAESLQQRILEVEHEILPEAVALFCADRLLVQGRKVTIR, from the coding sequence GTGAAGCGGCTGGCTGTGATGGTCTCAGGCGGCGGGACGGATCTGCAATCCGTCATCGACGGCGTGCAGAGCGGGAAGATCCCGGGGGAGATCGCTGTGGTCATTTCCAGCAAACCTGGGGTTTATGCGCTGGAGCGCGCCAAAAAGGCGGGAATCCCCGGCGTTGTCATCTGCAAAAAAGACTATGCAGATGAGCAGGCGTTTTTCGATGCAAACCTCGGCGCTCTGCGGGAATATGGCGCAGAGGGCGTGGTTTTGGCGGGGTATCTCAGCATCCTGGGCAAGCAGATGATCGAGGCGTATCCCGAAAAAATCATCAATATCCATCCATCGCTCATCCCTTCCTTTTGCGGCAAGGGGTATTATGGGCTGCGGGTGCATCAGGCAGTGCTGGATTACGGGGCAAAAGTCTCCGGGGCGACGGTGCACTTTGTAGACGAGGGCGCAGATACCGGTCCCATCATCTTGCAGCGGGCAGTCTCCGTCTTGCCGGAGGATACGGCAGAGAGCCTGCAGCAGCGCATTTTAGAGGTTGAGCATGAAATTCTGCCCGAGGCCGTGGCGCTGTTTTGCGCGGATCGGCTGCTGGTGCAGGGAAGAAAAGTAACAATCCGATAG
- the purH gene encoding bifunctional phosphoribosylaminoimidazolecarboxamide formyltransferase/IMP cyclohydrolase gives MARAFLSVSDKTGIVDFAKGLVELGFEVLSTGGTKRALSEAGIPVTGVSEITGFPECLDGRVKTLHPKIHAGILAMRSNPEHMEQLKKLEIEPIDVVAVNLYPFKQTISKENCTLEDAIENIDIGGPSMLRAAAKNWQDVAVITDAADYGKVLDELKAGGISRETKFYLSAKVFETTAAYDALISSYLRKITGNDLPEKFTVTYEKAQEMRYGENPHQRAAFYKTPLPVEGSLAIAEQLNGKELSYNNINDANAALAQLREFDGIAAVGLKHANPCGVAQADSVYEAYTKAYQADPTSIFGGIVAVNETVDAKTAEEMAKIFLEIIIAPDYTEEALEILCKKKNLRVLRLPSIRRNGEEKLEVKSVLGGLLVQETDNALLDGELKVVTKRAPTEKEMADLLFTWKIVKHIKSNGIAIGKDNCSLGIGPGQVNRIWATVSALERSGEAVKGAVLASDAFFPFSDCVEEAAKAGITAIIQPGGSIRDQESIDLADEKGIAMVFTGMRHFKH, from the coding sequence ATGGCAAGAGCTTTTTTGAGCGTCTCGGATAAGACCGGGATTGTCGATTTTGCAAAAGGGTTGGTCGAACTGGGCTTTGAAGTGCTTTCGACGGGCGGAACCAAGCGCGCGCTTTCCGAGGCGGGCATCCCGGTAACGGGGGTTTCCGAGATTACCGGCTTCCCGGAGTGCCTGGACGGCCGGGTAAAAACGCTGCATCCGAAAATTCACGCGGGCATTTTGGCGATGCGTTCCAACCCCGAACACATGGAGCAGCTCAAAAAGCTGGAGATTGAGCCGATTGACGTCGTCGCGGTCAACCTCTATCCCTTTAAGCAGACCATCTCCAAAGAGAACTGCACGCTGGAAGACGCCATCGAAAATATCGATATTGGCGGCCCCTCCATGCTGCGCGCGGCGGCCAAAAACTGGCAGGATGTCGCGGTCATCACAGATGCGGCAGATTACGGCAAGGTTTTGGACGAGCTCAAAGCCGGCGGCATTTCCAGGGAGACCAAGTTCTATCTCTCGGCCAAAGTTTTCGAGACAACTGCCGCCTATGATGCGCTGATCTCCTCCTATCTGAGAAAGATCACGGGCAACGATCTGCCTGAGAAATTCACGGTTACCTATGAAAAGGCGCAGGAGATGCGCTATGGGGAAAACCCGCATCAGCGCGCTGCTTTCTATAAGACTCCGCTTCCCGTGGAAGGGAGTCTGGCGATTGCCGAGCAGCTCAACGGCAAGGAGCTTTCCTACAACAACATCAACGACGCCAATGCGGCGCTGGCGCAGCTGCGGGAGTTCGATGGCATTGCGGCCGTCGGCCTCAAGCACGCAAACCCCTGCGGCGTTGCCCAGGCAGATTCGGTTTACGAGGCTTATACTAAGGCTTATCAGGCAGACCCGACTTCGATTTTCGGCGGCATCGTCGCGGTGAACGAGACGGTAGATGCGAAGACGGCGGAGGAGATGGCGAAAATCTTCCTGGAGATCATCATCGCCCCGGATTACACAGAGGAAGCGCTGGAGATTCTCTGCAAGAAGAAGAACCTGCGCGTGCTCAGGCTGCCCTCCATCCGCAGAAACGGCGAGGAGAAGCTGGAAGTGAAGAGCGTTCTCGGCGGCCTTTTGGTGCAGGAGACGGATAACGCACTGCTGGACGGCGAGCTCAAAGTCGTCACCAAGCGCGCTCCCACGGAAAAAGAGATGGCAGACCTGCTCTTCACCTGGAAGATCGTCAAGCATATTAAGTCCAACGGCATTGCCATCGGCAAGGATAACTGCTCGCTGGGCATTGGGCCGGGGCAGGTGAACCGCATTTGGGCGACGGTTTCCGCGCTGGAGCGCAGCGGCGAGGCAGTGAAAGGTGCTGTTCTGGCTTCGGATGCCTTCTTCCCCTTCTCGGACTGTGTGGAAGAGGCGGCAAAAGCCGGGATTACGGCTATTATCCAGCCGGGCGGCTCCATCCGGGATCAGGAATCCATCGATTTGGCGGATGAAAAGGGCATTGCCATGGTCTTTACGGGAATGCGCCATTTCAAACACTAA